A stretch of Macadamia integrifolia cultivar HAES 741 chromosome 7, SCU_Mint_v3, whole genome shotgun sequence DNA encodes these proteins:
- the LOC122084286 gene encoding protein TIC 20-II, chloroplastic encodes MASLPLLRLSLHPSPQTLNKPYFPSPSLAVRSPQTLKKSYLPSASLAVLIPHSLRSTIKISPRRPTQPPSKKTICMSYQTVPATDRLISVVAYFLPFFNGLQYGRFLFTRYPNLGLLLEPILPFLSFYKSIPYASFVAFFALYLGVVRNPSFNRYVRFNSMQAVVLDVLLVLPLLIQRIINPGKGLGFRFLVMGYNAIFVFIVACFLYSVGFCILGRTPYLPFVADAAERQL; translated from the coding sequence ATGGCTTCTCTACCTCTGCTTCGTCTCTCCCTTCATCCTTCTCCACAAACCCTAAATAAACCCTacttcccctctccctctctagCCGTCCGATCTCCTCAAACCCTAAAGAAATCCTACTTGCCCTCTGCTTCACTAGCTGTTCTAATCCCACATTCCCTTCGATCAACAATCAAGATTTCCCCCCGCCGCCCAACCCAACCTCCGTCGAAGAAGACCATTTGCATGTCATATCAGACGGTTCCGGCCACCGATAGGTTAATCTCAGTTGTCGCTTACTTTCTCCCGTTCTTCAATGGTTTACAGTACGGACGTTTCCTCTTTACAAGGTACCCTAACTTAGGGCTTCTTCTGGAACCGATCTTGCCTTTCTTGAGCTTCTACAAATCGATCCCTTACGCGAGCTTTGTGGCATTCTTTGCTCTGTACCTGGGCGTCGTGAGGAACCCTAGTTTTAACAGGTATGTAAGGTTCAATTCGATGCAGGCAGTCGTGTTGGATGTGCTTTTGGTGCTTCCTTTGCTGATCCAAAGGATCATTAATCCTGGTAAAGGGCTAGGGTTTCGATTTCTGGTGATGGGTTATAATGCCATCTTTGTGTTCATCGTGGCTTGCTTTTTGTATAGCGTTGGGTTTTGTATTCTGGGTAGGACTCCTTACTTGCCATTTGTTGCTGATGCTGCGGAAAGGCAGCTTTGA
- the LOC122084285 gene encoding protein indeterminate-domain 11-like, with product MMMNGLMLQQYPVMEQNMPDLTSASANQTPVVKKKRNLPGNPDPDAEVIALSPKTLMATNRFVCEICNKGFQRDQNLQLHRRGHNVPWKLKTRTSKEVRKKVYVCPEPTCVHHEPSRALGDLTGIKKHFCRKHGEKKWKCDKCSKHYAVQADWKAHSKTCGTREYRCDCGTLFSRRDSFITHRAFCDALSEESARAITTNPFLSSQSGTSTSHINLYPQFINGQVLQSLSLKKEQQHQPQYFNLKPEIENPNPSPSPSFSHYHPSASLHMSATALLHSAAQMGSTMSKPSSSAMVIPHQPHMSSFDLGLASREEMESGFVNGSGSFRDEAGLTSVLMDHVSANSNAVGDPSLLQDMMRSLSSASGLNSSSFGDGFGGMSSSKRDINQDKHETFSNTKTTSSTTHHSRHDEGGGGGHGGSGGGGGGNGGDGLTRDFLSLRAFSHRDIFNIVGLDHCMSSSTYDHHQSQNRKPWQG from the exons ATGATGATGAATGGCTTGATGCTCCAACAATACCCAGTTATGGAGCAGAATATGCCTGATTTGACTTCTGCTTCAGCAAATCAAACTCCAGTggtgaaaaagaagagaaacctTCCTGGTAACCCAG ACCCAGATGCAGAAGTGATAGCTTTGTCTCCTAAAACTCTTATGGCCACAAATAGGTTCGTGTGTGAGATTTGCAACAAGGGATTCCAGAGGGATCAGAACCTTCAACTGCACAGGAGAGGACATAATGTTCCATGGAAGCTAAAGACAAGAACAAGCAAAGAGGTAAGGAAGAAGGTATATGTGTGCCCAGAACCTACATGTGTTCATCATGAGCCTTCAAGGGCTCTTGGGGATCTCACAGGGATCAAGAAGCACTTTTGCAGAAAGCATGGGGAGAAGAAGTGGAAATGTGACAAATGTTCAAAACATTATGCAGTTCAAGCAGATTGGAAAGCTCACTCCAAGACTTGTGGCACAAGAGAGTACAGATGTGACTGTGGAACCCTTTTCTCAAG AAGGGATAGTTTTATCACTCACAGAGCTTTCTGTGATGCTTTATCAGAAGAGAGTGCAAGAGCTATCACAACAAAcccatttctctcctctcaatcTGGCACTTCAACATCACATATAAACCTTTATCCTCAATTCATCAATGGTCAGGTTCTTCAATCACTCTCCCTGAAAAAAGAGCAACAACATCAACCACAATATTTCAATCTTAAGCCAGAGAttgaaaaccctaaccctagcccTAGTCCTTCTTTCTCCCATTACCATCCTTCAGCCTCTTTACACATGTCAGCTACTGCATTACTACATAGTGCTGCTCAAATGGGTTCCACAATGAGTAAACCTTCATCGTCAGCCATGGTTATACCCCACCAACCTCACATGTCTAGTTTCGACTTGGGCTTGGCTTCACGTGAGGAGATGGAAAGTGGGTTTGTTAATGGATCGGGCTCTTTCAGGGACGAAGCTGGTTTGACTTCTGTTCTTATGGACCACGTATCTGCTAATTCAAATGCAGTAGGAGATCCTTCTCTACTTCAAGATATGATGCGTTCCCTCTCTTCCGCAAGTGGGTTAAACAGTTCTTCCTTTGGAGATGGCTTTGGTGGGATGTCAAGTTCAAAGAGAGATATAAACCAGGATAAACATGAAACTTTCTCAAACACCAAGACAACATCATCAACTACCCATCATAGTAGACACGACGAAGGTGGCGGCGGCGGCCACGGCGGcagtgggggtggtggtggtggtaatgGGGGTGATGGCTTGACAAGAGATTTCTTGAGTCTTAGAGCCTTCTCTCACAGAGACATTTTCAATATAGTTGGCCTGGATCACTGCATGAGTTCTTCTACGTACGATCATCATCAGAGTCAGAATAGAAAACCGTGGCAAGGTTAG